The Flavobacterium commune genome contains a region encoding:
- a CDS encoding PorP/SprF family type IX secretion system membrane protein — protein sequence MKTKLLLISLMFTTVVSYAQQDAQFTQYMYNTINVNPAYAGSRGAMSIFALHRTQWVGLDGAPTTNAVSINTPFNNSRLGLGVSIINDRIGPTTENTLSTDLSYTIPTSETVKLSFGIKATANLFDLDPNKLNPENSGDPKLQGFNNRFTPNIGAGVYLHSDKAYVGLSIPNFIESNRYDDNDVALFKEKMTYYLIAGYVMDLSYNLKFKPALLTKMVQGSPLQVDVSGNFMFFDKLTAGIAYRWSASVSAMVGFQVSDAMYIGYGYDLETTKLDNYNSGSHEIFLRYEIFKNNKKITTPRFF from the coding sequence ATGAAAACAAAATTACTACTAATCAGTTTGATGTTTACAACAGTGGTAAGTTATGCACAACAAGATGCACAATTTACACAGTACATGTACAACACTATAAATGTAAATCCGGCTTATGCCGGTTCGAGAGGTGCAATGAGTATATTTGCCCTGCATCGAACCCAGTGGGTTGGATTAGACGGAGCTCCTACAACTAATGCGGTTTCTATTAACACTCCTTTTAACAATAGCAGATTGGGTTTAGGTGTATCGATTATTAATGACAGAATTGGTCCAACTACTGAAAACACATTATCTACCGACCTGTCTTACACCATACCAACTTCTGAAACTGTAAAACTATCTTTTGGTATTAAAGCTACAGCTAATTTATTTGATTTAGATCCTAATAAACTAAATCCTGAAAATAGTGGTGATCCTAAATTACAGGGCTTCAATAATAGATTTACACCTAATATTGGTGCTGGAGTATATCTTCATTCTGATAAAGCTTATGTAGGTTTATCAATCCCAAACTTCATAGAATCAAATCGCTATGATGATAATGATGTAGCTCTTTTTAAAGAAAAAATGACTTACTATTTAATTGCCGGTTATGTTATGGATTTAAGTTATAATCTTAAATTCAAACCTGCTTTATTAACTAAAATGGTGCAGGGATCTCCTTTACAGGTAGATGTTTCTGGTAATTTTATGTTTTTTGACAAATTAACAGCCGGTATTGCCTATCGCTGGAGTGCTTCTGTAAGTGCCATGGTTGGCTTCCAAGTTTCTGATGCCATGTATATTGGCTATGGATATGATTTAGAAACGACCAAATTAGACAATTACAATTCCGGTTCACATGAAATTTTCTTGAGATACGAAATTTTCAAAAACAATAAAAAAATTACAACTCCAAGATTTTTCTAG
- a CDS encoding tetratricopeptide repeat protein, which produces MTLLKTIIIENSIFLYLIIASVFSCTIYSQKLKLSVDQIKDSLKTSLTGSEVIPNRIKTIISYKVVETINMTFGGYTVTYVVSDISLINTTDLGPNNTRIVTPIFDIKRQYINDKKKSVIDSLKPMPKNNYNSDITVNLNIPEKPIYEDTDPSNGVEYIDIIKTYERVVGKGFKSVEMFKKLANAYYFRGKLDKAAKYYQELFNMTSDLEAEYYFRYAQSLKFINKKDKANEMMKIYHQKDNGL; this is translated from the coding sequence ATGACACTTTTAAAAACAATTATTATAGAGAATTCTATTTTTCTTTACTTAATAATAGCAAGTGTTTTTTCATGTACTATCTATTCGCAAAAATTAAAATTATCTGTTGATCAAATAAAAGATTCTTTAAAAACGTCTTTAACAGGTTCAGAAGTAATACCAAATCGAATAAAAACCATAATATCCTACAAAGTAGTAGAAACAATCAATATGACATTTGGTGGTTACACTGTTACCTATGTAGTTTCAGACATAAGTTTAATAAATACAACTGATTTAGGTCCCAACAATACCCGAATTGTGACCCCCATTTTTGATATAAAAAGACAATACATTAACGATAAAAAAAAATCCGTAATTGACTCACTAAAACCAATGCCTAAGAATAATTATAATTCAGATATAACCGTAAATTTAAATATACCTGAAAAACCAATATATGAAGACACAGATCCAAGTAATGGCGTTGAATATATTGATATTATAAAAACCTATGAAAGAGTTGTTGGAAAAGGATTCAAATCGGTTGAAATGTTTAAAAAATTAGCAAACGCCTATTATTTTAGAGGAAAACTGGACAAAGCCGCTAAATACTATCAGGAATTATTCAATATGACCTCTGATTTAGAAGCTGAATATTATTTCCGTTATGCGCAATCTTTAAAATTTATCAATAAAAAAGATAAAGCTAATGAAATGATGAAAATATACCATCAAAAAGACAATGGTTTATAA
- a CDS encoding tetratricopeptide repeat protein: MKNYLVVYMIMISIFSCAIYSQNEKKVIVPNKNKTNYSDIDPLKTYERVIEKGYKSADMLKKIGNAYYFNEELDKAAKWYQELFSMNTITDLEPEYYFRYARSLKSINKNDEANEMMKIFNQKIEANTEKN; encoded by the coding sequence ATGAAAAATTATTTAGTTGTTTACATGATAATGATAAGTATTTTTTCATGTGCTATTTATTCGCAAAATGAAAAAAAAGTAATTGTACCCAATAAAAACAAAACCAATTATTCAGACATAGATCCTTTAAAAACCTATGAGAGAGTAATTGAAAAAGGATACAAATCAGCCGATATGTTAAAAAAAATAGGAAATGCCTATTACTTTAATGAAGAACTGGACAAAGCGGCTAAATGGTATCAGGAATTATTTTCAATGAATACCATTACTGATTTAGAACCTGAATATTATTTTAGATACGCCCGCTCTTTAAAATCTATTAATAAAAATGATGAAGCCAATGAAATGATGAAGATATTCAATCAAAAAATAGAGGCAAATACCGAAAAAAATTAA
- a CDS encoding OmpA family protein, whose translation MKKNILLCVAIISVFSFNIYSQKASLASADKKYDSYAYINAIKTYERVVEKGYKSAILYQKLGNAYYFNAELDKAAKWYGELFAMTTDLEPEYYFRYAQSLRSIGENNKANEIMNKFTELSNNDNRGQLFKKNQNYLDAIKENSGRYKIENAGINSKYSDYGTTIHDNKIYFATARDTGGLGHRKHSWTDQFFTNIYTADLGDEMTAGNPKKFNRSINTKFHEATPVFTKDGNTMYFTRNNYLEGKKGRDGNNVNLVKIYKSTLVDGKWTNTSELSFNSDNYSTAHPSLSPDEKTLYFASDMPGTLGQSDIFKVKINEDGSFGNPENLGNPINTSGRETFPHINDENELYFASDGHPGLGGLDIFVSKLNPSGSFNEVQNIGADANSQKDDFAYVIDTKSRRGFLSSNRDGGQGFDDIYNFLETKRLICEQLLYGEITDIESKILLPGTKLSLYDSQYNLVSTTTSDEKGNYSFAVECGKKYSVRAEKEDYTTIEEKVTIAKENGKTHFPLALEKAKCKVTVGDDLGKCFGIKMIYFDFDKSDIRVEAAIDLEKILDVMNEYPKMKLDIRSHTDSRGSSKYNESLSDRRAKSTIAWLIKNGINPNRLIGKGYGENQLVNQCSDGVKCTEEEHQMNRRSEFIITAL comes from the coding sequence ATGAAAAAAAATATACTCCTTTGCGTAGCTATAATAAGTGTTTTTTCATTCAACATTTATTCACAAAAAGCTAGTTTGGCTTCAGCTGACAAAAAATATGACAGCTATGCCTATATTAATGCTATTAAAACTTATGAAAGGGTTGTCGAAAAAGGATATAAATCGGCAATACTGTATCAAAAGTTAGGTAATGCTTACTATTTCAATGCCGAATTAGACAAAGCCGCTAAATGGTATGGCGAATTATTTGCCATGACCACTGACTTAGAACCTGAATATTATTTCCGCTATGCCCAATCATTGCGTTCAATTGGTGAGAATAATAAAGCCAATGAGATAATGAATAAATTTACAGAATTATCAAACAATGATAATAGAGGACAATTGTTCAAAAAAAACCAGAATTATCTTGATGCTATAAAAGAAAACTCAGGAAGATACAAAATTGAAAATGCCGGAATAAATTCTAAATATTCAGATTATGGAACAACAATCCATGACAACAAAATTTATTTTGCAACCGCCAGAGATACTGGAGGTTTAGGTCATAGAAAACATTCCTGGACTGATCAATTCTTTACAAATATATACACCGCTGATTTAGGCGACGAAATGACTGCCGGAAATCCTAAGAAATTTAATCGCTCTATTAATACTAAATTTCACGAAGCCACTCCCGTTTTTACAAAAGATGGAAATACAATGTATTTTACACGAAATAACTATCTCGAAGGAAAAAAAGGAAGAGATGGAAACAACGTCAATTTGGTAAAAATATACAAATCTACTTTAGTTGATGGAAAATGGACTAATACAAGCGAATTGTCTTTTAATAGTGATAATTACAGCACCGCCCATCCTTCATTAAGTCCTGACGAAAAAACATTATACTTTGCTTCGGATATGCCGGGAACATTAGGACAATCAGATATATTTAAAGTTAAAATAAACGAAGACGGAAGTTTTGGAAATCCCGAAAATTTAGGTAATCCAATCAATACATCCGGACGTGAAACTTTCCCTCATATAAACGATGAAAACGAACTCTACTTTGCCTCAGATGGGCATCCCGGTCTGGGAGGATTAGATATATTTGTTTCAAAACTCAATCCCAGCGGTTCATTTAATGAAGTTCAAAATATAGGTGCCGACGCAAATTCTCAAAAAGATGACTTTGCTTATGTAATCGATACAAAATCCCGAAGAGGTTTTCTAAGTTCTAACAGAGACGGAGGTCAGGGATTTGATGATATATATAATTTTTTAGAAACCAAAAGACTTATCTGTGAACAATTACTTTATGGAGAAATAACCGATATTGAATCTAAAATTCTATTACCCGGTACCAAATTAAGTTTGTATGACAGTCAATATAATCTGGTTAGCACCACAACTTCTGATGAAAAAGGAAACTATTCTTTTGCCGTAGAATGTGGAAAGAAATATAGTGTAAGAGCCGAAAAAGAAGATTATACCACCATTGAAGAAAAAGTTACTATTGCCAAAGAAAATGGAAAAACACATTTCCCGCTTGCATTGGAAAAAGCTAAATGTAAAGTAACAGTAGGTGATGATTTAGGTAAATGTTTTGGTATCAAAATGATTTATTTTGATTTTGACAAATCCGATATTCGAGTGGAAGCCGCTATAGACCTCGAAAAAATATTAGATGTTATGAACGAATATCCAAAAATGAAACTCGATATCCGCTCACATACTGATAGTCGTGGTTCTTCTAAATACAATGAATCTTTATCCGATAGAAGAGCCAAATCTACTATTGCATGGTTAATTAAAAACGGAATAAATCCAAATCGATTAATTGGAAAAGGATATGGTGAAAATCAACTTGTTAACCAATGTTCCGACGGAGTAAAATGTACAGAAGAAGAGCATCAAATGAACCGAAGAAGCGAATTTATTATTACTGCTCTTTAA
- a CDS encoding flagellar motor protein MotB, producing MKIPQIYFFILVSLLSYSGYSQNPKVFITERVGESYAYVNVTKTYERVAEKGYKSIDLFQKLGNAFYTDLNMGKAAKWYGELFAMTMDLDAIYYDQYAKSLYAIGENEKANYIMEQLKQKINSIKNK from the coding sequence ATGAAAATACCCCAAATCTATTTTTTTATTTTAGTAAGTCTGTTATCCTATAGTGGATATTCTCAAAATCCAAAAGTTTTTATCACCGAAAGAGTTGGCGAGAGTTACGCATATGTAAATGTTACAAAAACTTACGAAAGAGTCGCCGAGAAAGGATACAAATCTATTGATTTGTTTCAAAAATTAGGTAATGCTTTCTACACTGATTTAAACATGGGAAAAGCCGCTAAATGGTATGGCGAATTATTTGCAATGACAATGGATTTAGATGCAATATATTATGATCAATATGCAAAATCATTGTACGCTATTGGCGAAAATGAAAAAGCCAATTATATTATGGAGCAATTAAAACAAAAAATTAATTCAATCAAAAACAAATAA
- a CDS encoding CAP domain-containing protein yields the protein MKLNLLPKIMLLSALFMLNSCASDNKESENLSSKVKPELVLNYTYNVSELETMDLINDYRVSIGLNRLEKINHISFKSEEHDIYMINNKVLNHYDFYARSENIMKVLGAKAVAENIAFNYHSAKSVLNAWLNSPKHRVNIVGNFTHFGLAIKEDSATGEKYYTNIFAKL from the coding sequence ATGAAATTAAATTTATTGCCTAAAATAATGCTGTTATCGGCTTTATTTATGTTAAATTCCTGTGCATCTGATAATAAGGAGTCAGAGAACTTAAGTTCTAAAGTTAAACCAGAATTAGTTTTAAATTACACTTACAATGTTTCTGAATTAGAAACTATGGATTTAATTAATGATTATAGGGTCAGTATAGGCTTGAATCGTTTAGAAAAAATTAATCATATATCATTCAAATCAGAAGAGCATGATATTTATATGATTAATAATAAGGTTTTGAATCATTATGATTTTTATGCCCGTTCCGAAAATATAATGAAGGTTTTAGGAGCTAAGGCAGTTGCTGAGAATATTGCTTTTAATTACCATTCAGCAAAATCAGTTTTGAATGCCTGGTTAAACAGTCCTAAACACAGGGTGAATATTGTTGGTAATTTCACTCATTTTGGTTTAGCTATAAAAGAGGATTCTGCTACAGGTGAAAAATATTATACCAATATTTTTGCTAAATTATAA
- a CDS encoding CAP domain-containing protein, with protein MKVNLLKLMLLLTVIFTLDSCSSDSSEVTADSTSAVIVENYTYSATELETMKLINDYRVSIGLNPLEIINHISYKSEEHDYYMIDNNVVSHDGFVDRSTNIMKLLGAKTVGENIAYNYNSPQSALNAWLNSPAHKKNIEGNYTHFGISIRSNQTTGKKYYTNIFAKI; from the coding sequence ATGAAAGTAAATTTACTCAAATTAATGTTGCTTTTAACAGTAATATTTACATTGGATTCTTGTTCATCTGATTCTTCAGAAGTAACTGCTGATTCAACTTCTGCGGTAATTGTAGAGAATTATACCTATAGTGCAACTGAGTTAGAAACTATGAAATTGATTAATGATTATAGAGTAAGTATAGGTTTGAATCCTTTAGAGATTATCAATCATATTTCATATAAATCTGAAGAGCATGATTATTATATGATTGATAATAATGTGGTAAGTCATGATGGTTTTGTAGATCGTTCTACAAATATTATGAAGTTATTAGGAGCTAAAACAGTAGGTGAGAATATTGCTTATAATTATAATAGTCCACAATCTGCTTTAAATGCTTGGTTGAATAGTCCTGCACACAAGAAAAATATTGAAGGGAATTATACTCATTTTGGAATTTCTATTCGATCTAATCAAACAACAGGAAAAAAATATTACACTAATATTTTTGCAAAAATTTAA
- the pdxH gene encoding pyridoxamine 5'-phosphate oxidase has protein sequence MEDLSNYRRSYEKSELLESNIPEDPINLFHRWFHEVEDFGGNEEVNAMTVSTFGLDGFPKARVVLLKKYNEEGFIFYTNYNSEKGKAIEQNSNVCLSFFWHSAERQVIIKGIAEKTTENISDNYFDSRPEGSKLGAVVSNQSEVIPSREFLEDNLKELEKTFSNKSIPRPKHWGGYLVRPVEVEFWQGRANRLHDRIRYSLQEDYSWKKERLSP, from the coding sequence ATGGAAGATTTAAGTAATTATAGAAGATCTTATGAAAAGAGTGAATTATTGGAATCTAATATTCCCGAAGATCCTATTAATCTTTTTCATCGTTGGTTTCACGAAGTGGAGGATTTTGGAGGAAATGAGGAAGTTAATGCCATGACTGTTTCTACTTTTGGTTTGGATGGTTTTCCAAAGGCAAGAGTTGTGTTATTGAAAAAATACAACGAAGAAGGATTTATTTTTTATACCAATTATAATTCAGAAAAAGGGAAAGCAATAGAGCAAAATTCTAATGTTTGTCTTTCTTTTTTTTGGCATTCGGCTGAACGTCAGGTTATCATCAAAGGAATTGCCGAAAAGACAACTGAAAATATATCTGATAATTATTTTGATTCCCGTCCAGAAGGGAGCAAGTTAGGAGCGGTTGTTTCAAATCAAAGCGAAGTTATTCCTTCCCGTGAATTTTTAGAAGATAATTTAAAAGAATTAGAAAAGACTTTTAGCAATAAATCTATCCCGAGACCGAAACATTGGGGAGGCTATCTTGTTCGTCCTGTGGAAGTTGAATTTTGGCAGGGAAGAGCCAATCGTTTGCATGACAGAATTCGTTATTCTCTTCAGGAGGATTACTCATGGAAAAAAGAACGATTATCGCCTTGA
- a CDS encoding ribonuclease Z, translating to MKLTILGCYAATPRTITNPTAQILEIKNRLFLIDCGEGTQVQLRKNKIKFSKINQIFISHLHGDHFYGLIGLISTFSLLNRNNDLHIYGPKGIKEIIMLQLRLSNSWPNFGLHFHELTSKESEVIYEDEKVLVKTIPLKHRIYTNGFLFQEKIDKRKLNIEAVQKYQIEKCYYQNIKNGKDILLDNGTLIPNVQLTFDPEIPRSYAFCSDTAYNEAILLIIEKADVLYHEATFLQSEENLAAKTMHSTAIEAATIAKKAQVKQLILGHYSTRYDNINLFKEEAETVFPAILLADDGVSFDL from the coding sequence ATGAAATTAACTATTCTAGGCTGTTATGCAGCAACACCTCGCACAATTACCAATCCTACTGCTCAGATTTTAGAAATAAAAAACAGATTGTTTCTTATTGATTGTGGGGAGGGAACACAAGTCCAACTTCGGAAAAACAAAATCAAGTTTTCTAAGATTAACCAAATTTTCATTTCGCATTTGCATGGAGATCATTTTTATGGTTTAATCGGTTTAATTTCTACTTTTTCTTTACTAAATCGCAATAACGATTTACATATTTACGGTCCTAAAGGGATTAAGGAAATCATAATGTTGCAATTGCGATTATCCAATTCCTGGCCTAATTTTGGTCTGCATTTTCATGAATTAACATCAAAGGAAAGTGAAGTGATTTATGAGGATGAAAAAGTTTTGGTGAAAACCATACCATTAAAACATCGTATTTATACCAATGGATTTTTATTTCAGGAAAAAATAGATAAAAGAAAACTGAACATTGAAGCGGTCCAGAAGTACCAAATCGAGAAATGTTATTATCAGAATATAAAAAATGGTAAAGACATTCTTTTGGATAATGGAACTCTCATTCCTAATGTACAATTGACATTTGATCCTGAAATTCCCCGAAGTTATGCTTTTTGTTCAGATACAGCTTATAATGAAGCTATTTTGTTAATAATCGAAAAAGCCGACGTTTTGTACCACGAAGCTACTTTTTTGCAATCTGAGGAGAATTTAGCCGCTAAAACAATGCATTCAACAGCTATAGAAGCAGCTACTATTGCTAAAAAAGCTCAGGTAAAACAACTTATTTTAGGTCATTATTCTACCCGATATGACAATATCAATTTGTTTAAAGAAGAAGCTGAAACGGTTTTTCCTGCTATTTTATTGGCAGATGATGGCGTAAGCTTTGATTTATAG
- a CDS encoding ribonuclease Z has protein sequence MKVDQKDHTITIKDTQGDFTSFLMKVTHQYKSYENHNIIIDLLGYKDEIPVSELKLFLPLSKKHKKSKKSFVVVVADFDYNALPEKFTVVPSLLEAHDIIEMEEIERDLGF, from the coding sequence ATGAAAGTAGATCAAAAAGACCATACTATTACAATTAAGGATACTCAGGGTGATTTTACTTCTTTTTTGATGAAGGTTACACATCAGTATAAGAGTTATGAAAACCATAATATTATTATTGATCTTTTAGGTTATAAAGACGAAATACCGGTAAGCGAGTTGAAGTTGTTTTTGCCTCTGTCAAAAAAACATAAGAAGTCCAAAAAATCATTTGTTGTAGTGGTAGCCGATTTTGATTATAACGCATTACCTGAAAAATTTACTGTAGTTCCCTCTTTGTTAGAAGCTCATGATATTATTGAGATGGAAGAAATAGAGAGAGACTTAGGATTTTAG
- a CDS encoding aspartate carbamoyltransferase catalytic subunit — protein MSELSVNHLLGIKYINKNDIDLIFETADHFKEVINRPIKKVPSLRDITIANIFFENSTRTKLSFELAQKRLSADVISFSAAQSSVKKGETLIDTVNNILSMKVDMVVMRHANPGAAYFLSKNVKASIVNAGDGAHEHPTQALLDSYSIREKLGDVAGKKVVIVGDILHSRVALSNIYALQMQGAEVKVCGPKTLIPKYIESLGVKVEPNLRKALEWCDVANMLRVQNERMDVNYFPSTREYAQQYGVDKALLESLNKEIVIMHPGPINRGVEITSEVADSGQSVILNQVENGVAIRMAVIYLLASKIQ, from the coding sequence ATGAGCGAATTAAGCGTAAATCATTTATTAGGAATAAAATATATCAACAAAAATGATATTGACCTTATTTTTGAAACAGCCGATCATTTTAAAGAAGTCATTAATCGTCCTATAAAGAAAGTGCCTTCGTTACGAGATATTACCATTGCCAATATTTTTTTCGAAAATAGTACAAGAACCAAATTGTCATTTGAATTAGCCCAAAAACGATTATCAGCTGATGTGATTAGTTTTTCGGCAGCACAATCTTCGGTTAAAAAAGGAGAAACGCTTATTGATACCGTAAATAATATTCTTTCGATGAAAGTGGATATGGTGGTGATGCGTCACGCTAATCCCGGTGCTGCTTATTTTTTGTCTAAAAATGTAAAAGCCAGTATTGTAAATGCGGGTGACGGAGCTCACGAACATCCCACTCAGGCTTTGTTAGACAGTTATTCGATAAGAGAAAAATTAGGAGATGTAGCCGGAAAAAAAGTGGTGATTGTTGGGGATATTTTACATTCAAGAGTAGCCTTGTCTAATATTTATGCTTTGCAAATGCAAGGTGCCGAAGTAAAAGTTTGCGGTCCTAAAACATTGATTCCAAAATACATTGAATCTCTTGGCGTAAAAGTAGAACCTAATTTACGAAAAGCTTTAGAATGGTGCGATGTAGCCAATATGTTGCGCGTTCAAAACGAAAGAATGGACGTGAATTATTTTCCATCGACAAGAGAATATGCACAGCAATACGGGGTTGATAAAGCATTATTAGAGTCTTTGAACAAAGAAATTGTAATTATGCACCCGGGACCAATCAACAGAGGAGTGGAGATAACATCTGAGGTAGCCGATTCCGGACAATCGGTTATTTTGAACCAGGTAGAAAACGGAGTAGCTATTAGAATGGCGGTGATTTATCTTTTGGCATCAAAAATTCAGTAA
- the pyrR gene encoding bifunctional pyr operon transcriptional regulator/uracil phosphoribosyltransferase PyrR, which translates to MTQKVLLNSKEVNIILHRLACQLIEKHLDFKDTILIGIQPRGTFLANRLKELLEKEYNTPEIQLGYLDITFFRDDFRRTEKPLEANKTNINFIVENKKVIFIDDVLYTGRSIRAALTAIQSFGRPSGIELLTLIDRRFSRDLPIQPDYRGRQVDAINDEKVKVSWKENDGEDTVYLVTN; encoded by the coding sequence ATGACTCAAAAAGTTTTACTTAATTCCAAAGAAGTCAATATCATTCTTCATCGTTTGGCTTGTCAGCTAATTGAAAAACACCTTGATTTTAAAGATACTATTTTGATAGGTATTCAGCCCAGAGGAACTTTTTTAGCCAATCGTCTTAAGGAATTGTTGGAAAAAGAATATAATACTCCTGAAATACAATTAGGCTATTTGGATATTACTTTCTTTAGAGATGATTTTCGAAGAACCGAAAAACCATTGGAAGCCAATAAAACCAATATCAATTTTATCGTAGAAAATAAGAAAGTTATTTTCATTGATGATGTGTTGTACACCGGAAGAAGTATTAGAGCGGCTTTGACAGCTATTCAGTCTTTTGGAAGGCCTTCAGGAATTGAATTGTTAACATTGATTGATCGTCGTTTTAGTAGGGATTTACCAATTCAGCCTGACTATAGAGGAAGACAGGTGGATGCTATTAATGATGAGAAGGTAAAAGTGAGTTGGAAAGAAAATGATGGCGAAGACACCGTTTATCTGGTTACTAATTAA
- a CDS encoding ABC-F family ATP-binding cassette domain-containing protein produces the protein MLTVNNLSVQFGKRILFDEVNTTFTHGNIYGVIGANGAGKSTFLKIISGDMDPTSGHVQLEPGKRMSVLNQNHNMFDEHTVLETVIMGNKVLYAVKKEMDELYLDYNDKNADRIGELQVQFEEMNGWNADSDAASMLSNLGIGEEHHYTLMADMEGKMKVRVLLAQALFGNPDVLIMDEPTNDLDFETIAWLENFLANYENTVIVVSHDRHFLDAVCTHISDIDFGKINHYSGNYTFWYESSQLAAKQRAQQNKKAEEKKAELEEFIRRFSANVAKSKQATSRKKMISKLNISEIKPSSRRYPAIIFDQEREAGDQILNVQNLSASIDGEILFKDVDLNMAKGDKIVLFSKDSRATTAFYEILNGNQKPDSGEFDWGVTTNQAYLPVENHSFFENDLSLVDWLRQYAKTEEERDEVFIRGFLGKMIFSGEEALKTSNVLSGGEKVRCMLSRMMMERANILMLDEPTNHLDLESITAFNNSLKNFKGSVIFTTHDHEFAQTVGNRVVELTPNGVIDRYMTFDEYLDDEKIQEQRKKMYNL, from the coding sequence ATGTTAACAGTAAATAATTTATCAGTTCAGTTTGGCAAGCGAATTTTATTCGACGAAGTAAATACCACTTTTACTCACGGTAACATCTATGGTGTCATTGGTGCTAACGGTGCTGGAAAATCTACCTTTCTTAAAATCATTTCGGGCGATATGGATCCTACTTCGGGTCATGTTCAGTTAGAGCCTGGAAAACGTATGTCGGTTTTAAACCAAAATCACAACATGTTTGATGAGCATACGGTTTTAGAAACCGTAATTATGGGAAATAAAGTCCTGTATGCTGTTAAGAAAGAAATGGACGAACTCTATTTAGATTATAACGATAAAAATGCCGACAGAATTGGAGAATTGCAAGTGCAATTTGAAGAGATGAACGGTTGGAATGCCGATTCGGATGCTGCTTCGATGTTGTCGAATTTAGGTATTGGCGAAGAACACCATTATACGTTGATGGCGGATATGGAAGGGAAAATGAAAGTTCGTGTGCTTTTGGCGCAGGCACTTTTTGGAAATCCTGATGTGTTGATTATGGATGAGCCTACTAACGACCTGGATTTTGAAACCATCGCATGGTTAGAAAATTTCCTTGCTAATTATGAAAATACAGTAATTGTGGTTTCTCACGACCGTCACTTCCTGGATGCTGTTTGTACGCATATTTCGGATATTGATTTTGGAAAAATCAACCATTATTCAGGAAACTATACGTTCTGGTACGAGTCTAGCCAGTTAGCGGCGAAACAAAGAGCGCAACAAAATAAAAAGGCAGAGGAGAAAAAAGCGGAATTGGAAGAGTTTATTCGTCGTTTTTCTGCGAATGTGGCGAAATCTAAACAAGCGACTTCCCGTAAAAAAATGATTTCGAAATTGAATATTTCTGAAATCAAGCCTTCAAGCCGTCGTTATCCTGCGATTATATTTGATCAGGAGCGTGAGGCAGGAGACCAGATTTTGAATGTTCAGAATTTAAGTGCTTCTATTGATGGAGAAATATTGTTCAAAGATGTGGATTTGAATATGGCAAAAGGAGACAAAATTGTTCTTTTCTCAAAAGATTCCCGTGCTACAACTGCTTTCTACGAAATTTTGAATGGAAATCAAAAACCGGATTCGGGAGAATTTGACTGGGGTGTAACTACAAATCAGGCTTATTTGCCGGTTGAAAATCATTCGTTTTTTGAGAATGATTTATCACTTGTAGACTGGTTGCGTCAATATGCAAAAACCGAAGAAGAGCGTGATGAGGTTTTTATTAGAGGATTTTTAGGGAAAATGATTTTCTCAGGAGAAGAAGCTTTAAAAACAAGTAATGTGTTGTCAGGAGGAGAAAAAGTGCGTTGTATGTTGTCCCGAATGATGATGGAACGTGCTAACATTTTGATGCTGGATGAACCTACAAACCACCTGGATTTGGAATCGATTACGGCTTTTAACAACTCATTGAAGAACTTCAAAGGTTCTGTAATTTTTACCACTCATGACCACGAGTTCGCACAAACTGTGGGTAACAGAGTAGTGGAGTTGACTCCTAATGGGGTAATTGACCGTTACATGACATTTGATGAGTATTTGGATGATGAAAAAATTCAGGAACAAAGAAAGAAAATGTACAATCTTTAA